TTTAATTGGTTGCTGGGAAGAGCGTTACCAAAATTAACCCCACAGCGAGTGCCTCGGGCAGCGTTGCAAGCCTCAACGCTGCGATCGCGGCCGCTCAGCACTTGGGGCGCGATCGCGATGTGGCGTTAATGTTTGTTAAATCCCGCAATAAAATCGAACGCGCGCCGGGCGCTGGGGAAAGCTCCGCTGTGAGTGCTGTGAGCTCACAATGCCAGCTGCCATGCCTGACGGATCGCCTGCCCGGCGCAGCCCGCCGCCACCGCCGCCCCAGCCCGCTCGCTCGCCCCAAGGCGAGACCGCTGGTCGCGATGCCACCCTCCCACCCGCGCAACGGCCGGCCGGCCAACCACCCCTGGCGCAAATCGTGCGCGAGGCCAACGAGCGCGGCTTCTCCGACATTCACCTGGGCGTGGGCGAGGTGCCGCGCGTTCGCAACCGCGGCGAGATGGAAGCCCTGGCCTACCCGGTAACCGACCGAGCCACCTTCACCAGTTGGCTGCAGGAAGCGCTTGCCACCGAGGACATTCAGCAGTTCCAGCAAACCCTGGAGTTCGACGGCGCCACGCAGTACGAATTCGCTCGAGTGCGGATCAATGCGTTCCAGGCTCTCAACGGGCCGGCCATGGTCTTGCGCCTGATCCCGCTGGCGGTGATGACGCTGGAGCAGCTGGCCTTGCCGGGGGTGTTTCGCGACCTCTGCCACTACGACAAGGGCCTAATCCTGGTCACCGGCCCTACCGGATCGGGCAAATCCACCACCATGGCGGCCATGGTGGACTACATCAACCGCTCGATGCCCAAGCACATCATCAGCATCGAGGATCCCATCGAGTTTGTCTACAGCAGCCAAAAGTCGCTGGTGCGGCAGCGCGAGGTAGGCATGCATACCCTCAAATTCGACAATGCCCTCAAAGCCTCGCTGCGTGAAGACCCTGACTTTATCTTGATCGGCGAGATGCGCGATACCGAGACCGTCAACACGGCGCTCAAAGCCGCCCAAACCGGGCACGTAGTCATGGGAACCCTGCACACCAACAGCGCCGTTAAATCCATCGAGCGCATCCTCAACCTCTACAGCGCTGACGAGCAAGACGCCATGCGCGTGGCGCTGGCCGAGTCGCTGATCGCTGTTGTCTCGCAGGGCTTGTGTCGCACGACTGAGGGCAAGCGGGCGGCATTCCACGACATTCTCATTAACACCGAAACCGTCCGGGACTATAGCAACCGCAGATCACATCGTGAACGAAACAAGTCTATTGGGATAATCCCGAGGTCGGCCCGAACAGGGAATTAGTCTCTTGGCGCTAGGGATACAAATCCGTTCACGATCCAGGT
Above is a window of Cyanobacteria bacterium QS_8_64_29 DNA encoding:
- a CDS encoding type IV pili twitching motility protein PilT, coding for MPAAMPDGSPARRSPPPPPPQPARSPQGETAGRDATLPPAQRPAGQPPLAQIVREANERGFSDIHLGVGEVPRVRNRGEMEALAYPVTDRATFTSWLQEALATEDIQQFQQTLEFDGATQYEFARVRINAFQALNGPAMVLRLIPLAVMTLEQLALPGVFRDLCHYDKGLILVTGPTGSGKSTTMAAMVDYINRSMPKHIISIEDPIEFVYSSQKSLVRQREVGMHTLKFDNALKASLREDPDFILIGEMRDTETVNTALKAAQTGHVVMGTLHTNSAVKSIERILNLYSADEQDAMRVALAESLIAVVSQGLCRTTEGKRAAFHDILINTETVRDYSNRRSHRERNKSIGIIPRSARTGN